Proteins from a genomic interval of Flammeovirgaceae bacterium SG7u.111:
- a CDS encoding M1 family metallopeptidase, which produces MNNLAKAPAFLILLTIFFSACKASEKTAKQTSPLEVTGVPSIAVYEGPAEEQIPEWVSKKGDYNPEKTKYFDLINTKLAVSFDWEKQHLLGKAELLLEPWFYPQDSIVLDAKGFDIHQVAVVNLSDTTALNFTYDSLQVTAFLDRKYKKGEKLQVFVDYTAKPNELPQGGSNAITSDKGLYFINPLGKEEGKPKQIWTQNETEAASCWFPTFDSPNTRTKQEIYITVDTTFKTVSNGKLIFQQNNHDGTRTDYWKQELPHAPYLFMMAVGDFAKVDDKSWRGKPVSYFVEKEFAPFAKDIFGNTPEMLDFFSDKFGYDYPWDKYYQIVVRDFVSGAMENTSASIFMEEVQVDKSYLIDEDWDGIIAHELSHHWFGDLVTCESWANLPLNEGFATYSEYLWYEHKLGVNEADLARKEELDNYLFESASKQEPLIRYQYLDKEEMFDSHSYAKASVILHLLRNHIGDEAFFAAIKNYLHQYAFQQVEIHQLRIAFEQVTGQDLNWFFDQWFLSPGHPNLHIVHSYEDGKVSVRVRQHQDVKYTKIYKLPASIDIWVNGEKERHSVLIDEAMETFEFPATSQPDLVLFDPEQVIPSEVDFLVPTAEFIFQFQHAENILARLSALNELASGVDEELITPVLFDALNDEFWKVRETAVSAFSKYAGDGKDELVKKVSQMVQSDPHPMVRAEAMNVLATLDKNKLDIAKIAMKDSSYTVVATGLYAYANMGGDQPLLLLQKFEDINDLSITVTLADFYSYYGVPNKMDWFVEKLGKGHREQTQYLLNYFGSYLLNRPVEAQLQGAKILSELALNNENINIRVAAYRALYLLSEVEGVEEILNEIMEKEPSQQAREMYQNMMIAY; this is translated from the coding sequence ATGAATAACCTAGCTAAAGCTCCAGCTTTTCTCATTCTACTTACTATCTTCTTCTCTGCCTGTAAGGCGTCCGAAAAAACGGCTAAACAAACCAGCCCACTAGAAGTAACTGGCGTGCCTTCCATTGCTGTTTATGAAGGTCCTGCCGAAGAGCAAATACCAGAATGGGTTTCTAAAAAAGGAGATTACAACCCTGAAAAGACAAAATATTTTGACCTTATCAATACAAAGCTTGCCGTATCTTTCGATTGGGAAAAACAACACCTTTTAGGGAAAGCCGAGCTGCTACTTGAACCATGGTTCTACCCACAAGACAGTATAGTACTCGATGCAAAAGGGTTCGATATCCACCAAGTAGCAGTAGTAAACCTTTCCGATACAACAGCTCTCAACTTCACTTACGACAGCCTCCAAGTCACCGCATTTTTAGATAGGAAATACAAAAAAGGGGAAAAGCTACAAGTATTTGTGGACTACACCGCAAAGCCCAACGAACTTCCTCAAGGCGGTAGCAATGCCATTACTTCAGACAAAGGTCTGTATTTTATAAATCCGCTGGGCAAAGAAGAAGGTAAACCAAAGCAAATATGGACGCAAAACGAGACGGAAGCTGCTTCATGCTGGTTTCCTACCTTCGATTCGCCCAACACCCGCACCAAACAAGAAATTTACATTACGGTAGACACCACCTTCAAAACTGTTTCTAATGGAAAACTCATTTTCCAACAAAATAACCACGACGGCACCCGTACCGATTACTGGAAACAAGAACTTCCCCATGCCCCATACCTCTTTATGATGGCTGTTGGCGATTTTGCCAAAGTGGACGACAAGTCTTGGCGAGGAAAGCCCGTGAGCTATTTTGTAGAAAAAGAGTTTGCCCCTTTTGCCAAAGACATTTTTGGTAATACTCCTGAAATGCTGGACTTTTTCTCTGACAAGTTCGGCTACGACTACCCTTGGGACAAGTATTACCAGATAGTGGTGAGGGACTTTGTATCGGGTGCAATGGAAAACACTTCGGCTTCTATTTTTATGGAAGAAGTACAAGTAGACAAAAGCTACCTGATAGATGAAGACTGGGACGGAATCATAGCCCATGAGCTTTCCCACCATTGGTTTGGCGATTTGGTAACCTGTGAATCTTGGGCAAACCTACCGCTCAACGAAGGCTTTGCCACTTACTCTGAATACCTTTGGTACGAACACAAACTCGGCGTAAATGAAGCCGACTTGGCAAGAAAAGAGGAATTGGACAACTACCTTTTTGAATCTGCCAGCAAGCAAGAACCGCTCATAAGGTACCAATACCTCGATAAAGAGGAAATGTTCGATAGCCATTCTTATGCAAAGGCATCGGTGATTTTGCATTTGCTACGCAACCATATAGGCGACGAAGCATTTTTTGCTGCTATCAAAAACTATTTGCACCAATATGCTTTCCAACAAGTAGAAATCCATCAGTTAAGAATTGCCTTTGAACAAGTGACTGGGCAAGATTTAAATTGGTTCTTCGATCAATGGTTTCTGTCACCTGGGCATCCAAACTTGCACATAGTCCATAGCTACGAAGATGGGAAAGTAAGCGTAAGGGTAAGGCAGCACCAAGATGTAAAATACACGAAAATCTACAAGTTGCCTGCAAGCATCGATATTTGGGTGAACGGGGAAAAAGAAAGGCACTCCGTTCTAATAGACGAAGCCATGGAAACCTTCGAGTTCCCTGCAACTTCACAACCCGATTTGGTATTGTTCGACCCCGAACAAGTCATCCCATCTGAGGTTGATTTCTTAGTTCCCACGGCTGAGTTCATTTTTCAGTTCCAACATGCTGAGAATATTTTGGCAAGACTAAGCGCACTTAATGAACTTGCCTCAGGAGTGGACGAAGAGCTGATTACTCCTGTATTGTTCGATGCCTTGAACGATGAGTTTTGGAAAGTAAGAGAAACTGCGGTGAGTGCTTTCAGCAAATATGCAGGAGACGGGAAAGATGAGTTAGTGAAAAAAGTAAGCCAGATGGTTCAGAGCGACCCGCACCCTATGGTTCGCGCCGAAGCGATGAATGTATTGGCAACATTGGATAAGAACAAACTAGATATCGCCAAAATAGCAATGAAAGATAGTTCCTACACCGTAGTGGCGACTGGGCTGTATGCCTACGCCAACATGGGTGGAGATCAACCACTTCTTCTGTTACAAAAGTTTGAAGACATAAATGACTTGAGCATTACGGTTACGCTTGCCGATTTTTATAGTTACTATGGTGTTCCCAATAAAATGGACTGGTTTGTGGAAAAGCTTGGGAAAGGCCACCGTGAGCAAACCCAATATTTGCTAAACTACTTTGGTAGTTATTTGCTCAACCGCCCAGTAGAAGCCCAATTGCAAGGAGCAAAAATTTTATCAGAACTGGCTCTCAATAACGAAAACATCAATATCAGGGTGGCAGCTTACAGGGCATTGTACCTCCTTAGCGAGGTAGAGGGAGTAGAAGAAATACTCAATGAAATAATGGAAAAAGAGCCTTCCCAGCAAGCAAGGGAAATGTACCAAAACATGATGATTGCTTATTAG
- a CDS encoding glycosyltransferase family 2 protein has protein sequence MPKISATVITFNEERDIENCLASLKRIADEIVVVDSCSTDKTKEICLSHGVVFEQIKWRGYSETKNYANNLASNDLILSMDADEILSDQMVAELQKIKENSEYDAYKFNRLTNYCGKWIKHCGWYPDTKLRLWDRRKGQWEGYIHEHVQMEEEVKVKHIKCDILHYSYHTIWQHIDQVNKFSEIGAENLFKKGKKASVFLIILKSVWKFISDYFIKLGLLDGYYGFVISSISAHATFVRYVKLKEMNKARNKKE, from the coding sequence ATGCCAAAAATCAGTGCAACGGTCATCACATTTAATGAAGAAAGGGACATTGAAAACTGCTTAGCTTCTTTGAAAAGAATTGCAGATGAGATAGTGGTGGTAGACTCTTGCTCTACGGACAAAACCAAAGAAATTTGCCTTTCCCATGGCGTTGTGTTCGAACAAATAAAATGGAGGGGCTATTCGGAAACTAAAAATTACGCAAACAACTTGGCATCAAATGATCTTATCCTTTCAATGGATGCCGATGAAATCCTTTCGGACCAAATGGTTGCCGAGCTTCAAAAAATAAAGGAAAACAGCGAGTACGATGCCTATAAGTTCAACAGGCTCACCAACTACTGTGGAAAATGGATAAAGCACTGCGGTTGGTATCCAGATACAAAGCTACGGCTCTGGGATAGGAGAAAAGGACAATGGGAAGGCTACATACACGAGCATGTTCAGATGGAAGAAGAGGTTAAGGTTAAGCATATCAAATGTGACATCCTCCATTATTCTTACCATACTATTTGGCAGCATATAGACCAAGTGAACAAATTTTCGGAAATAGGTGCGGAAAACCTATTTAAGAAAGGGAAAAAGGCTTCAGTATTTCTTATTATTCTAAAATCTGTATGGAAGTTCATTTCTGATTATTTCATAAAGCTTGGCTTGCTCGATGGTTATTATGGTTTTGTGATCAGCTCAATTTCCGCCCATGCTACTTTTGTACGGTATGTAAAGCTTAAAGAAATGAACAAGGCCAGAAATAAAAAGGAGTAA
- a CDS encoding ferredoxin--NADP reductase — protein MPSYINLKVKEVVKETPDAVTISFKQPLFKKVKYKSGQFLTLVLNIDGKSVSRSYSMSSTPTLDSLVSITVKRVEGGLVSNYLNTQVKPGDTIKVMEPVGNFTFEADKSKNRHIVLFGAGSGVTPLMSILKNVLFFEPNSIVSLVYGNRNENSIIFKQKLEELKSKFGDRFNLVYSLSQPQNQWEGYKGRIDEAVCLNVLNLLPKHDASEYYICGPDGMMEQVKAGLKKAKVAASSIHMESFTASNESEEALAKLGDMGDKSVKIIIQGDEYQITVPAKKSILDVGLDEGLDMPFSCQSGLCTACMGKCTSGEVKMTDNDSLSADDVAAGYVLTCVGHPASDNVVIEFD, from the coding sequence ATGCCAAGTTATATAAATCTAAAAGTAAAAGAGGTGGTGAAAGAAACACCTGATGCGGTTACCATTAGTTTCAAACAACCTTTATTCAAAAAAGTAAAATACAAGTCGGGCCAATTTCTAACACTTGTACTCAATATTGATGGAAAAAGCGTGAGCCGTTCGTATAGTATGAGTAGTACGCCTACACTAGATAGCTTGGTTTCTATCACCGTAAAAAGAGTAGAAGGTGGCTTGGTATCTAATTATCTCAATACCCAGGTAAAGCCTGGTGATACTATAAAAGTGATGGAACCGGTAGGTAACTTTACTTTTGAGGCAGATAAAAGCAAAAATAGGCATATAGTACTTTTTGGGGCAGGAAGTGGTGTTACCCCGTTGATGTCTATCCTTAAAAACGTGTTGTTTTTTGAACCAAACAGCATTGTCTCGTTGGTATATGGAAATAGGAACGAGAACAGTATTATTTTCAAACAGAAACTAGAAGAGCTTAAAAGCAAGTTTGGAGACCGATTCAACTTGGTTTATTCGCTGAGTCAGCCACAAAACCAGTGGGAAGGCTACAAGGGCAGGATAGATGAGGCTGTTTGCCTGAATGTGCTGAACCTGCTTCCCAAGCATGATGCTTCTGAGTATTACATTTGCGGACCAGATGGAATGATGGAGCAAGTGAAAGCTGGGCTCAAAAAAGCAAAAGTTGCGGCGAGCAGTATCCATATGGAAAGCTTTACAGCTTCTAACGAGTCGGAAGAGGCTTTGGCGAAACTTGGAGATATGGGCGACAAGTCTGTAAAAATTATTATCCAAGGGGATGAGTACCAAATAACGGTTCCTGCTAAAAAGAGCATTTTGGATGTTGGGCTAGACGAAGGTTTAGACATGCCTTTCTCTTGCCAAAGTGGTCTTTGTACGGCATGCATGGGCAAGTGCACTTCAGGCGAAGTAAAAATGACCGATAACGATAGCCTTTCGGCCGATGATGTAGCTGCAGGTTATGTACTTACTTGCGTAGGGCATCCGGCTTCCGACAATGTAGTTATCGAATTTGATTGA